The following are encoded together in the Gammaproteobacteria bacterium genome:
- the ligA gene encoding NAD-dependent DNA ligase LigA, whose amino-acid sequence MTKADELRKEIDSLREQLRLHAHRYYVLDDPLVPDSEYDRLMRCLQEVESAHPDLLSPDSPTQRVGGEPLAAFITVRHELPMLSLDNAFDEQELRAFDRRARERLGIRDGLDYCCEPKLDGVAVSILYEQGVLVRAATRGDGSSGEDISANVRTIASVPLRLLDGAVPARLEVRGEVYMPRAGFAEMNRRAVQAGEKSFVNPRNAAAGSLRQLDPRITARRPLEFCAYGVGVFDGAGLPRTQSGMLERLREFGVKTSAEVRLVHGVDHCLEYYARMQQRRAQLPHDIDGIVFKVDSLDLQERLGFVARAPRWAIAYKFPADEELTVVQEVEFQVGRTGALTPVARLAPVFVGGVTVSNATLHNMDEIERLDLHCGDTVIVRRAGDVIPQIVRVLGERRPPDALPIAMPRQCPVCGSAVERAEGEAVARCSGALVCAAQQKETVRHFASRRAMDIEGLGERLIEQLIEKGLVSNVSDIYHLERGALAALERMGDKSADKLLLAIRRSKHTTLERFLYALGIREVGEATALALARHFGNLDALMAADAEALQQVPDVGPVVAGHVQAFMGEPRNRALIERLRCAGIEWADTEHPPASAPLAGASVVLTGSLESMSRDEAGERLARLGAKIAGSVSARTRLVIAGPGAGSKLDKANSLGVEVWDETRLLEFLRANERMAEPRIRQIHN is encoded by the coding sequence ATGACCAAAGCCGATGAGTTGCGCAAGGAAATAGACTCGCTGCGAGAGCAGTTGCGTCTGCACGCGCATCGCTATTACGTGCTCGACGATCCGCTGGTGCCGGACAGCGAATACGATCGTCTGATGCGCTGCCTGCAGGAAGTCGAATCGGCGCATCCGGACCTGCTCAGCCCCGACTCTCCGACCCAGCGTGTGGGCGGCGAACCACTCGCGGCCTTCATCACGGTGCGTCACGAATTGCCGATGCTGTCGCTCGACAACGCATTTGACGAGCAGGAGTTGCGTGCCTTCGATCGTCGGGCAAGGGAGCGGCTCGGCATCCGGGATGGGCTGGATTATTGCTGTGAGCCGAAGCTCGATGGCGTGGCGGTCAGCATTCTCTATGAACAGGGTGTGCTGGTGCGCGCCGCGACCCGTGGCGACGGCAGCTCCGGTGAGGACATCAGCGCCAATGTGCGCACCATTGCATCGGTGCCCTTGCGTTTGCTGGACGGGGCCGTTCCGGCGCGGCTCGAGGTGCGCGGCGAGGTGTATATGCCGCGGGCAGGTTTTGCCGAAATGAACCGGCGTGCGGTGCAGGCGGGCGAGAAAAGCTTTGTCAATCCGCGCAATGCCGCTGCCGGCAGCCTGCGTCAGCTCGATCCCCGCATCACCGCGCGCCGTCCCCTGGAGTTCTGTGCCTACGGTGTGGGTGTGTTCGATGGCGCCGGCCTGCCGCGCACGCAGTCGGGGATGCTGGAACGCTTGCGCGAATTCGGGGTGAAAACCAGCGCCGAAGTCAGGCTGGTGCATGGCGTTGATCACTGCCTGGAGTATTACGCGCGCATGCAGCAGCGGCGCGCGCAACTACCCCACGACATCGACGGCATCGTGTTCAAGGTCGACAGCCTGGATCTGCAGGAGCGCCTGGGCTTCGTGGCGCGTGCGCCACGCTGGGCCATCGCGTACAAGTTTCCCGCCGACGAAGAGCTGACCGTGGTGCAGGAAGTGGAGTTTCAGGTGGGACGCACCGGCGCGCTGACCCCGGTGGCGCGTCTCGCGCCGGTATTCGTGGGCGGAGTCACGGTCAGCAATGCGACCCTGCACAACATGGACGAGATCGAACGCCTCGACCTGCATTGCGGCGATACCGTGATCGTGCGCCGCGCCGGTGACGTGATCCCCCAGATCGTGCGGGTGCTTGGCGAGCGCCGCCCACCCGATGCCTTGCCGATCGCCATGCCGCGCCAATGCCCGGTCTGCGGTTCGGCGGTGGAGCGGGCCGAGGGCGAAGCCGTGGCACGTTGCTCCGGGGCGCTGGTGTGCGCGGCCCAGCAGAAAGAGACCGTGCGTCACTTTGCGTCACGGCGGGCGATGGATATCGAGGGGCTGGGCGAGCGGCTCATCGAACAGTTGATCGAGAAGGGCCTGGTGTCCAACGTCAGCGATATCTACCATCTCGAGCGTGGTGCACTGGCGGCGCTGGAGCGCATGGGCGATAAATCGGCCGACAAGCTGTTGCTCGCGATCAGGCGCAGCAAGCACACCACGCTGGAGCGGTTTCTGTATGCGCTGGGAATTCGCGAGGTCGGCGAGGCGACGGCACTGGCGCTGGCGCGCCATTTCGGCAACCTCGACGCGCTGATGGCCGCCGATGCCGAAGCCCTGCAACAGGTTCCTGACGTGGGGCCGGTGGTGGCCGGGCATGTGCAGGCGTTCATGGGTGAGCCACGCAATCGTGCCCTGATCGAGCGCTTGCGCTGCGCAGGCATCGAATGGGCCGATACGGAGCACCCGCCCGCGTCGGCGCCGCTGGCCGGTGCCAGTGTGGTACTGACCGGGAGCCTCGAGTCGATGAGCCGCGATGAGGCGGGCGAACGCCTGGCGCGACTCGGTGCGAAGATCGCCGGCAGTGTGAGTGCGCGCACCCGGCTGGTGATCGCCGGGCCGGGTGCGGGGTCCAAGCTCGACAAGGCGAATTCGCTTGGCGTAGAGGTCTGGGACGAGACGCGGTTGCTGGAGTTCCTGCGCGCCAACGAACGGATGGCCGAGCCCCGGATACGGCAAATTCACAATTAA
- a CDS encoding FAD-dependent oxidoreductase: MKATNISDSEYFHKVVDCQYACPSHTPVPEYIRLIAAERYSDAYMINWESNVFPGILGRTCDRPCEPACRRGRLEQEPVAICRLKRVAADNKGNVAARMPKVPRRKNGKRVALIGAGPASLTVARDLAPLGYDIDIYDDQKKGGGMMRSQIPVFRLPPAVLDEEVDYILEMGVNRVFDTYVSSLKTIVEQDYDAVFVGTGAPRGSDLDIPGRKEAAANIFVGIDWLSSVSFEHINAVGKRVLVLGGGNTAMDCCRTARRLGGEDVKVVVRSEFDKMKASPWEKDDAMAEDIPIFNNHVPREFVHADGKLSGMLFDKVDVVYDANGRRSLVPTGDEPVFFPADDVLIAIGQDNAFPWIERDIGIEFGKWDMPVVESATFQSTLPKVFFGGDAALGPKNIITAVAHGHQAAVSIDLLCRGEDVRKRLAPGVTLVSQKMGVHEWSYDNQVANDARYKVPHVDKALALKDLKIEVELGFDTRAALLEAQRCLNCDMQTVFTTAKCIECDACVDICPTDCINFIANEDEAALRQKLRVAASNLAQDLYVSDTLAQTGRVMVKDEDVCLHCGLCAERCPTGAWDMQKFLYNVTKAGQACTPEKR; the protein is encoded by the coding sequence GTGAAAGCCACCAATATCAGTGATTCCGAGTATTTCCACAAAGTCGTGGATTGTCAGTACGCCTGCCCGTCGCACACGCCGGTGCCCGAGTACATCCGGTTGATCGCCGCGGAACGCTACAGTGATGCGTACATGATCAACTGGGAATCGAACGTGTTTCCGGGCATTCTCGGACGCACTTGTGACCGACCCTGCGAACCGGCCTGCCGGCGCGGACGCCTGGAGCAGGAACCGGTCGCGATCTGCCGCCTGAAGCGCGTTGCCGCCGACAACAAGGGCAATGTGGCGGCGCGAATGCCAAAGGTCCCGCGACGCAAGAACGGCAAGCGCGTCGCGTTGATCGGTGCCGGCCCCGCATCGCTCACGGTTGCCCGCGATCTCGCGCCGCTCGGCTACGACATCGATATCTACGATGATCAGAAGAAAGGCGGCGGCATGATGCGCAGCCAGATTCCGGTGTTCCGCCTGCCGCCCGCGGTACTGGACGAGGAAGTCGACTATATCCTCGAGATGGGCGTAAATCGTGTGTTCGATACCTATGTCTCGAGCCTGAAGACGATCGTCGAGCAGGATTACGATGCCGTTTTCGTCGGCACCGGTGCGCCGCGTGGCAGCGATCTCGATATTCCGGGGCGCAAGGAAGCGGCAGCGAATATTTTTGTCGGTATCGATTGGCTTTCCAGCGTCTCCTTCGAGCATATCAACGCGGTAGGCAAGCGCGTTCTGGTGCTTGGCGGCGGCAACACCGCGATGGATTGCTGCCGCACGGCACGACGCCTCGGCGGTGAGGACGTGAAGGTCGTGGTGCGCTCGGAATTCGACAAGATGAAGGCCTCGCCCTGGGAAAAGGACGATGCGATGGCCGAGGACATCCCGATTTTCAACAACCATGTGCCGCGCGAATTCGTGCACGCGGATGGCAAGCTGAGCGGAATGCTGTTCGACAAGGTCGATGTGGTGTACGACGCCAACGGGCGGCGCAGCCTGGTTCCCACTGGCGACGAGCCGGTGTTTTTCCCGGCCGATGATGTGTTGATCGCAATCGGCCAGGACAATGCATTTCCCTGGATCGAGCGCGATATCGGCATCGAATTCGGCAAATGGGACATGCCGGTCGTGGAGTCCGCGACGTTCCAGTCCACGCTGCCCAAGGTCTTTTTCGGCGGAGATGCCGCTCTTGGACCAAAGAACATCATTACTGCCGTGGCCCATGGCCATCAGGCGGCGGTCTCGATCGATCTGCTGTGCCGGGGCGAGGATGTCCGCAAGCGGCTCGCGCCCGGAGTGACGCTGGTCAGCCAGAAGATGGGTGTGCACGAGTGGAGCTACGATAACCAGGTCGCCAACGATGCCCGTTACAAGGTGCCGCATGTCGACAAGGCGCTCGCGCTGAAGGATCTCAAGATCGAAGTGGAGCTTGGATTCGATACCCGTGCAGCCCTGCTCGAGGCACAGCGTTGTCTCAACTGCGATATGCAGACGGTGTTCACCACCGCCAAATGCATCGAGTGTGATGCCTGCGTCGATATCTGCCCCACCGACTGCATCAATTTCATCGCCAATGAGGACGAGGCGGCGCTGCGGCAGAAGTTGCGCGTCGCGGCATCCAACCTGGCGCAGGATCTCTATGTCTCCGACACCCTGGCACAGACTGGCAGGGTCATGGTCAAGGACGAGGATGTGTGTCTGCATTGCGGCTTGTGTGCCGAGCGCTGTCCGACCGGCGCCTGGGATATGCAGAAATTTCTCTACAACGTCACCAAGGCAGGACAGGCATGCACGCCAGAGAAGCGGTAA
- a CDS encoding 2-oxoacid:acceptor oxidoreductase subunit alpha, protein MHAREAVNDFVVKFANVNGTGSASANHMFAKAIFRMGIPVSPRNIFPSNIQGLPTWFEVRVSHKGYLGRRGGVDLMLCVNPQSMERDVREVEPGGYFVYDSTKPLDVRLIRDDLNYIGIPFTEICLREYSDARQRLLFKNVIYVGALAALLDIDFSILKNLITDQFKGKEKLITPNIYALELGHQYAVEHFSCPIGLRVQRGGNIAKHILETDHILMDGNTAAALGAVYGGATVAAWYPITPSTSVVDAFDRYCRRLRIDPGTGKKNYAIVQAEDELSAIGMVVGASWNGARAFTATSGPGLSLMSEFLGLAYFAEIPTVLIDVQRAGPSTGMPTRTQQSDILSAAYASHGDTKHVLLFPATPAECFSLTVAAFDLAERLQTPIIMLTDLDLGMNDWMSPPLEFDDNRVYDRGKVLDAEALDKLSERYGRYKDVDGDGITYRTYPGTHPTKGASTARGTSRDEYAAYTEDGAEYVRNVDRLLKKFETAKQYVPAPKVKSPSGPTRFGALFFGTTASPAYEATEILADEGFAIDTLRLRAFPFSREVEDFIAGHDTVFVIEQNRDGQMRRLLINETHVSVKEKLVSVLNYDGLPITARQIAAVIRGSMSGSNVTPLRGKRTGAGKSKS, encoded by the coding sequence ATGCACGCCAGAGAAGCGGTAAACGATTTCGTAGTCAAGTTTGCCAATGTCAATGGCACTGGCTCGGCAAGTGCGAACCACATGTTCGCAAAGGCGATATTTCGCATGGGCATCCCGGTCAGCCCGCGCAATATCTTTCCCTCGAATATCCAGGGCCTGCCGACCTGGTTCGAGGTGAGGGTCAGCCACAAGGGCTACCTCGGACGGCGGGGGGGCGTCGATCTGATGCTGTGCGTCAATCCCCAGAGCATGGAGCGCGATGTGCGCGAAGTCGAGCCGGGTGGCTATTTTGTCTACGATTCGACCAAGCCGCTCGACGTGCGCCTCATCCGTGACGATCTCAATTACATCGGCATTCCGTTCACCGAGATCTGCCTGCGTGAATACAGCGATGCGCGCCAGCGTCTGCTGTTCAAGAACGTGATCTATGTCGGTGCGCTGGCGGCCCTGCTCGATATCGATTTCAGCATTCTCAAGAACCTGATTACCGATCAGTTCAAGGGCAAGGAAAAGCTGATCACGCCAAATATCTACGCGCTGGAACTCGGTCATCAGTATGCTGTCGAGCATTTCAGCTGCCCGATCGGACTGCGTGTGCAGCGTGGTGGCAATATTGCCAAGCACATTCTCGAGACCGACCACATATTGATGGATGGCAATACCGCCGCGGCACTCGGTGCGGTATACGGCGGTGCGACGGTTGCGGCCTGGTACCCGATCACCCCCTCGACCTCCGTGGTCGATGCCTTCGACAGGTATTGCAGGCGCCTGCGCATCGACCCCGGGACCGGCAAGAAGAATTACGCTATCGTGCAGGCAGAGGACGAACTCTCCGCGATCGGCATGGTGGTGGGTGCATCGTGGAACGGTGCGCGCGCATTTACCGCTACCAGCGGCCCGGGCCTGTCGCTGATGAGCGAGTTTCTGGGGCTGGCCTATTTCGCCGAGATTCCCACGGTGCTGATCGATGTGCAGCGAGCCGGCCCGTCGACCGGCATGCCGACCCGTACGCAGCAGTCCGACATACTGTCGGCCGCCTACGCCTCGCACGGTGATACCAAGCACGTGCTGCTGTTTCCCGCAACGCCCGCAGAGTGCTTCAGCCTCACCGTTGCAGCGTTCGATCTCGCCGAGCGTCTGCAGACACCCATCATCATGCTCACGGATCTGGATCTGGGCATGAACGACTGGATGTCGCCACCCCTGGAATTCGATGACAATCGTGTCTACGATCGCGGCAAGGTGCTGGATGCCGAGGCGCTCGACAAGTTGAGCGAGCGTTATGGCCGCTACAAGGACGTGGATGGCGACGGCATCACCTACCGTACCTATCCGGGCACGCATCCGACCAAGGGCGCAAGCACTGCGCGCGGCACCTCGCGTGACGAATATGCGGCATATACCGAGGATGGCGCGGAATACGTGCGTAACGTGGACCGCTTGCTGAAAAAATTCGAGACCGCGAAACAGTACGTTCCGGCACCCAAGGTCAAATCCCCGTCCGGCCCCACGCGCTTCGGCGCCCTGTTTTTCGGTACCACCGCATCGCCTGCCTACGAGGCGACCGAGATACTCGCGGACGAGGGCTTCGCGATCGATACGTTGCGCCTGCGCGCATTTCCGTTCTCCCGCGAAGTCGAGGACTTCATCGCCGGCCACGACACGGTGTTCGTGATCGAACAGAACCGCGACGGCCAGATGCGTCGCCTGCTGATCAATGAAACCCACGTTTCCGTCAAGGAAAAACTGGTGTCTGTTCTGAATTACGACGGCCTGCCGATCACCGCTCGGCAAATCGCCGCGGTGATCCGTGGAAGCATGAGCGGGTCCAATGTCACGCCGCTGCGCGGCAAGCGCACCGGTGCAGGGAAATCAAAGTCATGA
- a CDS encoding 2-oxoacid:ferredoxin oxidoreductase subunit beta — translation MSYQKPSFRHPGTPENELGYTRVDYEGALSTLCAGCGHDSISAAIIEACFSLPIEPHRIAKMSGIGCSSKTPAYFLGRSHGFNSVHGRMPSVSTGANLANRELVYIGVSGDGDTASIGMGQFAHVVRRNLNMVYIVENNGCYGLTKGQDSATTDLGSKNKKGMANPYEPIDLVSIAIQLGATFVARSFSGDRQQLVPLVKAALSHKGFAFLDVISPCVTFNNHEGSTKSYTYFREHADVTPIDFVPMREEIRTSYAPGATQDVCMHDGSVIRLHKHDDEYDIEDPQSALQAIAHHGKSGRVLTGLLHINRDAQELHETLGTVRRPLNSLTEKELCPGVKFLDSINAGLR, via the coding sequence ATGAGTTACCAGAAGCCTTCCTTCCGTCACCCCGGCACACCGGAAAACGAGCTCGGTTATACCCGTGTCGATTACGAGGGGGCGCTCTCGACCCTGTGCGCCGGATGCGGTCACGATTCGATCAGTGCCGCAATCATCGAGGCGTGCTTTTCGCTGCCGATCGAGCCGCACCGCATCGCGAAAATGTCGGGTATCGGCTGCTCGTCGAAGACGCCGGCCTATTTCCTGGGCCGCTCGCACGGCTTCAATTCGGTCCATGGGCGCATGCCCTCGGTGTCCACCGGTGCCAACCTCGCCAACCGCGAACTGGTCTACATAGGGGTGTCCGGCGATGGGGATACGGCCTCGATCGGCATGGGACAATTCGCCCATGTGGTGCGGCGCAATCTCAACATGGTCTACATCGTCGAGAACAACGGCTGCTATGGGCTGACCAAGGGCCAGGACTCGGCTACCACGGACCTTGGCTCGAAGAACAAGAAGGGTATGGCGAACCCCTATGAACCGATCGATCTGGTCAGTATTGCAATACAGCTGGGCGCAACGTTCGTCGCGCGCAGCTTCTCGGGGGATCGCCAGCAACTGGTACCGCTGGTCAAGGCGGCGCTGAGCCACAAGGGATTTGCATTTCTCGACGTGATTTCACCCTGCGTGACGTTCAATAACCATGAGGGCTCCACCAAGAGCTATACCTATTTTCGCGAACATGCGGATGTTACGCCGATTGATTTCGTGCCGATGCGCGAGGAAATCCGCACCAGCTACGCGCCGGGCGCGACCCAGGATGTCTGCATGCACGACGGGTCAGTGATCAGGCTCCACAAGCACGATGACGAATACGACATCGAGGACCCGCAGTCCGCGCTGCAGGCCATTGCCCACCACGGCAAGAGCGGACGCGTGCTGACGGGCCTGCTGCACATCAATCGCGATGCGCAGGAATTGCACGAAACCCTCGGTACGGTACGGCGTCCGCTCAATTCGCTGACGGAAAAGGAACTCTGCCCGGGGGTCAAGTTCCTCGACAGTATCAATGCCGGGTTGCGCTGA
- a CDS encoding SCO family protein — MMRTPASRDRLARRLSAALCLGLVTLSAWGAWHHTAGLSVWTFEGRRELQVAAGELHAPRVAMHTAFGDDELAWPASPTAPAAYLVDFIYTRCPSVCRTLGSQYQQMQRELAAQARTDAAATRVRLASISFDVRHDGTAELKQLAGSLHANPAHWSFAVPASEGDSNTLLRGLGVVAITDGEGGFVHNGDIHLLDRQGRLRALFAMDEWPLALAAASRLAAQPSEGRR, encoded by the coding sequence GTGATGCGCACACCGGCTTCCCGCGACAGGCTCGCACGCCGGCTGAGCGCGGCGCTGTGCCTGGGACTGGTCACGCTGTCGGCGTGGGGGGCCTGGCACCATACCGCCGGCCTCTCGGTCTGGACCTTCGAGGGGCGCCGCGAGTTGCAAGTGGCCGCCGGCGAATTACACGCCCCCCGTGTGGCGATGCACACCGCCTTCGGTGACGACGAACTGGCGTGGCCAGCGAGCCCGACCGCCCCCGCGGCCTACCTGGTCGACTTCATCTACACGCGCTGCCCGAGCGTATGCCGCACCCTGGGCAGCCAGTACCAGCAGATGCAGCGTGAGCTGGCTGCGCAAGCGCGAACCGACGCGGCGGCAACAAGGGTTCGGCTGGCATCGATCTCGTTTGACGTACGCCACGATGGCACGGCCGAATTGAAGCAGCTCGCCGGCAGCCTGCATGCCAATCCAGCACACTGGAGCTTCGCGGTGCCGGCCAGCGAGGGCGATTCGAATACCCTGCTGCGTGGGCTGGGCGTGGTGGCGATCACCGATGGTGAAGGCGGCTTCGTGCACAACGGTGACATCCATCTGCTGGACCGGCAAGGGCGGCTGCGCGCACTGTTCGCCATGGACGAATGGCCACTGGCGTTGGCGGCGGCGAGCCGTCTGGCAGCACAACCGTCCGAGGGCAGGCGATGA
- a CDS encoding cytochrome c, producing the protein MTDPEIRAQQERENPEPEEGANPMPWFVILLTAALLGFGIVYIARTSLDNPPTWGDGRSVAELQGPAPAPVGAEADGAAVYAAHCVACHQASGGGLPGVFPPLADSEWVAGKPETLVAIVLHGINGTLSVKGTTYNGAMPAFKDQLQDAEIAAVLTHVRGTWGNQSPVIDTDIVAKVRKDTAAQAEPYKGDADLKALE; encoded by the coding sequence ATGACCGATCCCGAAATCCGCGCTCAACAAGAACGCGAGAACCCGGAGCCCGAGGAAGGCGCGAACCCGATGCCGTGGTTCGTGATCCTGCTCACCGCCGCGCTGCTCGGCTTTGGCATCGTCTACATCGCGCGCACGTCGCTGGACAATCCGCCGACCTGGGGTGACGGTCGCAGCGTGGCCGAACTGCAGGGTCCCGCGCCCGCACCGGTCGGTGCCGAGGCGGACGGTGCGGCGGTGTACGCTGCACATTGCGTGGCCTGCCACCAGGCCAGTGGTGGCGGACTGCCGGGCGTGTTCCCGCCGCTGGCGGATTCCGAATGGGTGGCCGGCAAGCCCGAGACGCTGGTGGCCATCGTGTTGCACGGCATCAACGGGACGCTGAGCGTCAAGGGCACGACCTACAACGGCGCGATGCCAGCGTTCAAGGACCAGTTGCAGGACGCGGAGATCGCCGCCGTGCTGACGCATGTACGCGGTACCTGGGGCAACCAGTCGCCAGTGATCGACACCGATATCGTCGCCAAGGTACGCAAGGACACCGCCGCGCAGGCCGAGCCGTACAAGGGCGACGCCGACCTGAAGGCGCTGGAATAG
- a CDS encoding cbb3-type cytochrome c oxidase subunit II, whose translation MKSEIKLISGAMVMLALSTSVLVVLPYLQVRDVEPTPGLKPYTSAQLRGREVYIANGCVYCHTQQPRAQDFAPDFKRGWGRATVAGDYVYDHPHLLGTSRTGPDLMNIGKRQPSEDWQLGHLYEPRAYVPGSIMPAFPFLFELKTQADREDHVVKLPPSAEPPGQVVVARPEALDLVKYLQSLDRSFPVVATPVAPAASAAAK comes from the coding sequence ATGAAAAGCGAGATCAAGCTGATCTCCGGAGCGATGGTGATGCTGGCGCTGTCGACCAGCGTGCTGGTGGTGCTGCCGTACCTGCAGGTACGCGACGTCGAGCCCACACCCGGCCTCAAGCCCTACACCAGCGCGCAATTGCGCGGGCGCGAGGTGTACATCGCCAACGGCTGCGTCTACTGCCATACGCAGCAGCCGCGCGCCCAGGATTTTGCACCTGACTTCAAGCGTGGCTGGGGCCGCGCCACGGTGGCCGGTGACTATGTCTACGACCACCCGCACCTGCTGGGCACCAGCCGCACCGGCCCCGACCTGATGAACATCGGCAAGCGTCAGCCCAGCGAGGACTGGCAACTGGGCCACCTGTACGAGCCGCGTGCCTATGTGCCCGGCAGCATCATGCCGGCGTTTCCGTTCCTGTTCGAACTCAAGACCCAAGCCGACAGGGAAGACCACGTCGTCAAGCTGCCGCCGAGCGCCGAGCCACCGGGCCAGGTGGTGGTGGCGCGCCCCGAGGCACTCGACCTGGTCAAGTATCTGCAGTCGTTGGATCGTAGCTTCCCAGTGGTGGCCACACCGGTCGCACCCGCCGCTTCGGCTGCCGCGAAATGA
- a CDS encoding cbb3-type cytochrome c oxidase subunit I yields the protein MNTASILLSAFVLSFVALLLFIWSQRRGLFDRSSRGAEIIFAPDEIGRVEEPAATGVARGALQKGTDAAQGGAIGDSDSNEILERARADASTGPVVFFFFCCAMVWLLVASAAGLTASIKLHNPDWLVQQAWLSFGRIRTIHLNAVAYGWAPMAGLGVALFIIPRLLKTPLMGARYAFIGAVLWNAALIAGLGSVGAGISDGLEWLEIPWQIGTLFALGGALIGLPLVFTLVNRKVDHLYVSVWYMACALFWLPVLFIVAKFPGVHVGVEQATMNWWFGHNVLGLFYTPLALASVYYFLPKVIGRPIQSYNLSLLGFWGLAFFYGQVGGHHLIGGPVPGWMITLSIVQSMMMIIPVAAFTVNQFQTLQGYLAAFRYSPTLRFVGLGGLMYTVSSVQGSFEALRSVNVVTHFTHYTVAHAHLGLYGFVSMVFFGAMYFVMPRITAREWPFPWLISVHFWLVSLGIAIYFISLTIGGWLQGEAMLDAARPFMDSVTLTLPYLKGRSVGGAMMVIGHLVFAAHFMLLVLHRGPQRDQPALFRHFFGREAMS from the coding sequence GTGAACACCGCGTCCATCCTGCTGTCCGCCTTCGTCCTGTCCTTCGTCGCCCTGCTGCTATTCATCTGGTCGCAGCGCAGAGGTCTGTTCGATCGCAGCAGTCGCGGCGCCGAAATCATCTTTGCGCCCGATGAAATCGGCCGCGTCGAAGAACCCGCGGCCACTGGCGTCGCACGCGGCGCGCTGCAAAAAGGCACTGACGCCGCACAAGGCGGCGCCATCGGCGACAGCGACAGCAACGAAATCCTCGAGCGCGCGCGTGCCGACGCCTCCACGGGGCCAGTGGTATTCTTCTTTTTCTGCTGTGCCATGGTGTGGCTGCTGGTGGCTTCGGCGGCCGGCCTGACGGCATCGATCAAACTGCACAATCCCGACTGGCTGGTGCAGCAAGCGTGGCTGAGCTTCGGGCGCATCCGCACCATTCACTTGAACGCGGTGGCCTACGGCTGGGCGCCGATGGCCGGGCTGGGCGTGGCGCTGTTCATCATCCCGCGGCTGCTAAAAACACCATTGATGGGCGCACGCTACGCATTCATCGGCGCGGTGCTGTGGAATGCGGCGCTGATCGCCGGGCTGGGCAGCGTCGGCGCGGGCATCAGCGACGGCCTGGAATGGCTGGAGATCCCCTGGCAGATCGGCACGTTGTTCGCGCTCGGCGGCGCGCTGATCGGACTGCCGTTGGTGTTTACGCTTGTCAACCGCAAGGTCGACCATCTGTACGTGTCGGTGTGGTACATGGCATGCGCGCTGTTCTGGCTGCCGGTGCTGTTCATCGTCGCCAAGTTCCCCGGCGTGCACGTCGGCGTCGAACAGGCCACCATGAACTGGTGGTTCGGCCACAACGTGCTCGGCCTGTTCTACACGCCACTGGCGCTGGCTTCGGTGTACTACTTCCTGCCCAAGGTCATCGGCCGACCGATCCAGTCGTACAACCTGTCGCTGCTGGGTTTCTGGGGGCTGGCGTTCTTCTACGGCCAGGTCGGCGGCCACCACCTGATCGGCGGACCGGTGCCTGGCTGGATGATCACGCTATCGATCGTGCAGAGCATGATGATGATCATTCCGGTGGCCGCTTTCACCGTCAACCAGTTCCAGACGCTGCAGGGCTACCTTGCGGCATTTCGTTATTCGCCGACGCTGCGTTTCGTCGGCCTGGGCGGGCTGATGTACACGGTCAGTTCGGTGCAGGGTTCGTTCGAGGCACTGCGCAGCGTCAACGTCGTCACCCACTTCACGCATTACACCGTGGCGCACGCGCACCTGGGGCTGTACGGCTTCGTCAGCATGGTCTTCTTCGGCGCCATGTACTTCGTAATGCCGCGCATTACGGCGCGCGAATGGCCGTTTCCGTGGTTGATCAGTGTACATTTCTGGCTCGTCAGCCTGGGCATCGCGATCTACTTCATCAGTCTGACCATTGGCGGCTGGCTGCAAGGCGAGGCGATGCTCGATGCTGCCAGACCGTTCATGGATTCGGTGACCCTGACCTTGCCGTATCTGAAGGGGCGCAGCGTCGGCGGCGCCATGATGGTGATCGGCCATCTGGTCTTCGCCGCGCATTTCATGCTACTGGTGCTGCATCGCGGCCCGCAACGCGACCAGCCTGCGCTATTCAGGCATTTCTTCGGCCGGGAGGCCATGTCATGA